From Drosophila virilis strain 15010-1051.87 chromosome X, Dvir_AGI_RSII-ME, whole genome shotgun sequence, the proteins below share one genomic window:
- the Rab3-GEF gene encoding MAP kinase-activating death domain protein isoform X11: MSDQQRASLCPRLVDYMAIVGAHTTPPMPKGMQGSKAPPVQVPDLLRRYPPSDHADFPLPLDMVYFCQPEGCTSVGPRRTGSAIRDMTSFVFALTDKDSGKTRYGICVNFYRPIERPCSATAAGAERGSAAGNGAPGGHAAGVGVGGGAGGVRGRRSSAFRRESWRKSMERSSDSAFSSDYRSNVAPSDSDRELTSRRDSDQQRLHSHHYPPTQSSGAPASKLGLMAPSADSESGGSHSPSPRASRKRTKLRNQSLTSLCIISHHPFFTTFRECLFILKKLIDACNESSSPKRVGASQKLNRDNVWTVLTGHASEATPSIVLHDVREIETWILRLLSTPVPVPGSTRVEVEVLSPTVHEPLLFALPDHTRFSLVDFPLHLPLELLGVETCLKVWTLIMLENKVLFQSRDYNALSMSVMAFVTMLYPLEYMFPVIPLLPTCLSCAEQLLLAPTPFVIGVPASFLIYKKNFRLPDDIWVVDLDSTKLTPPTGGYDEIPPLPEPEGTILKNHLKQAMLLMDEAGLGALTSMTASNQAVSSQQLLPSVRDCLQEPPLLGVSQVRLPLQTPPHSAQASQRNSMSAQGAMLSRQPSPMNSPALNPFVYGTDVDSVDVATRVAMVRFFNAQNTLANFAEHTRTLRLYPRPVVAFQINSFLRSRPRASSFLNQFSRTQAVEFLAEWSLTPTNVAFLRVQTGVMDPMQVGDKPKWFAHSLTPIRFSVWDDGSSLNGALRSLKQLECQPTDESGSDSEGADSSSSSYSSLSDFVSEMASSDLSPSLHDVFGSYNRPHVVPQTLSSNLDPALVYHPPSKLQYPEGLAGPAASKGDEERADSPVSSSSSRSDLSSPSFNRDSEFDFQPKSGQQPAPGAFELATPLAMRLEATIKMASLEAESDTTSTVTGKTIPSSKLQRNTSDVERAEKKIPPPLTPPVKQPSVTNILARTGSSGSSSSSPGRQSSQSSLFENFASHAKELVRETTRQSSQEGLLAHVDKHAQDEDLDDKMRHTFEKFTLHAKKAAGEASKQALEVSKQAAGVSKNTLEDLTYVGKSTLGDLTKTAKEAATKKGIIKIEEHGTAASSNAPAMPNSQLATQKQVQQSGCGGPGNNFFSSIGTDFNGLASTTTTMFSGMFGKKNQQKQAAVQHKPSNMGGSKNKAGSNFDPFPSRKGLVERTPLIKHSGPRQTQEDLTRQQNQERSHSNAENQAFLKDVTNQVLAGEGVGWLKLNRFKKLMEDESYRTLVLSKLNKTLDKKIAPDDHIDDVCVTKPVWKGMLKCVQAIAGGLDATFSNFGLGGMASVFQLMEVAHTHYWSKEINEGSDMSSSLLSSHAASPMGSRENLRSPSSPNGSHSGLGSEWASPQESRKSSTHTALSATTAAAATTTAAARRLSSADSQDGQSTTEMFKDMLSQKRSALKNMLTSFDSDAAGSTGALSVVSDLLPAGSLSVRMPSSCRSTVSDTEYENTTTSKDSKKSTGNLWSGKSTLSAGFRYTGGHLINTSSSPSPDSPRVYLFEGLLGKDRLNLWNQMQFWEDAFLDAVSQERDMIGMDQGPIEMMERYKSLSESERKRLEHDEDRLLSTMLYNLTAILVMLNVSKDEIRRKIRRLLGKSHIGLVYSQEVHNVVDQINNLNGNDIDLKPLGSRLLHRQSFTVHQGVDVNGPLRFMEVRDDGLVLRSVDGTIVERWWYERLVNMTYSPKTKLLCLWRRNGGQTQLHKYYTRKCKELYNCIKEAMERGGTPTNVPELGGEFPVQDMNTGEGGLLQVCLEGVGLLFSNSKDFEFFVRLDHIRKCFTQKGGIFVLEEYNPKTRNLIQRKYQSSMASEIVLSFHRVTSVRFAYVCHLNGKEQASALPESTGTETLALEHDLNATAAINSNVPHENVL, from the exons ATGTCGGATCAGCAACGCGCCTCGTTATGCCCGCGACTCGTCGACTACATGGCCATTGTGGGTGCGCACACGACCCCGCCAATGCCCAAGGGCATGCAGGGCAGCAAGGCGCCGCCCGTTCAG GTGCCCGACTTGCTGCGACGCTATCCACCATCGGACCATGCGGACTTTCCGCTGCCGCTGGACATGGTCTACTTTTGCCAGCCGGAGGGCTGCACCAGCGTGGGACCGCGACGGACCGGCTCCGCCATACGGGACATGACCTCGTTTGTGTTTGCGCTAACGGACAAGGATTCGGGCAAGACGCGCTACGGCATCTGTGTTAATTTCTATCGGCCCATCGAGCGGCCCTGCTCCGCAACCGCCGCTGGCGCCGAACGTGGCAGCGCGGCTGGCAATGGAGCGCCGGGCGGACACGCTGCTGGCGTTGGCGTCGGCGGCGGTGCTGGAGGTGTGCGCGGTCGACGCTCATCGGCGTTCCGGCGGGAATCGTGGCGCAAGAGCATGGAGCGCAGCTCGGACTCGGCGTTCAGCAG CGACTACAGAAGTAACGTAGCGCCCAGCGATTCGGATCGTGAACTGACCTCGCGTCGCGACTCTGACCAGCAGCGTCTCCATTCCCATCATTATCCGCCAACTCAAAGCTCCGGTGCTCCGGCGTCCAAGTTGGGTCTAATGGCACCCTCAGCGGATTCTGAATCCGGTGGCAGTCATTCGCCATCGCCGCGGGCCTCACGCAAGCGCACCAAGCTGCGCAATCAGTCGCTCACCTCGCTCTGCATCATATCGCATCATCCGTTCTTTACCACGTTCCGTGAGTGCCTCTTCATACTGAAGAAGCTGATCGATGCCTGCAACGAGTCGTCGTCACCGAAGCGTGTCGGCGCCTCGCAGAAACTCAATCGGGACAATGTGTGGACGGTGCTGACGGGCCATGCCAGCGAGGCGACACCCTCCATTGTGCTGCACGATGTGCGCGAGATTGAGACATGGATATTGCGTCTGCTCTCCACGCCAGTGCCGGTGCCGGGCTCTACGCGTGTCGAG GTGGAGGTGCTGTCGCCAACTGTTCACGAACCATTGCTGTTTGCACTACCGGATCACACACGCTTTTCGCTAGTTGATTTTCCCTTGCATTTGCCACTCGAGCTGCTCGGCGTGGAGACATGCCTAAAGGTTTGGACTTTGATCATGTTGGAGAACAAGGTGCTCTTCCAATCGCGCGACTATAATGCTCTCTCCATGTCGGTAATGGCATTCGTGACCATGCTCTATCCATTGGAGTATATGTTTCCAGTGATACCGTTGCTGCCCACATGCCTCAGCTGCGCCGAGCAGTTGCTGCTCGCGCCCACGCCCTTTGTCATCGGTGTGCCAGCCTCTTTTCTCATCTATAAAAAGAACTTTAG GCTGCCCGATGACATTTGGGTTGTGGATTTGGATTCTACCAAGCTGACGCCACCAACAGGTGGATACGATGAGATACCTCCATTGCCGGAGCCCGAGGGTACCATACTGAAGAATCATCTGAAACAG gcTATGCTACTTATGGATGAAGCTGGACTTGGT GCTTTAACCTCGATGACGGCCTCCAATCAGGCTGTATCCtcgcagcagctgttgccctCGGTGCGCGATTGTCTCCAGGAGCCGCCACTTTTGGG GGTCTCGCAAGTGCGTCTGCCGTTGCAAACGCCTCCACATTCGGCACAGGCCAGTCAACGGAACTCGATGTCCGCGCAGGGCGCAATGTTGTCCCGGCAGCCCAGTCCAATGAATTCGCCGGCACTGAATCCCTTTGTCTACGGCACCGACGTCGATTCGGTGGATGTCGCGACGCGTGTGGCCATGGTGCGCTTTTTCAATGCCCAGAATACCCTGGCCAATTTTGCGGAGCATACGCGCACGCTGCGTCTGTATCCACGACCCGTTGTCGCCTTCCAAATCAATAGTTTTCTGCGTTCAAGACCGCGCGCCTCCTCGTTCCTCAATCAGTTTTCGCGCACGCAGGCTGTGGAATTTCTGGCGGAATGGTCCCTAACGCCAACAAATGTCGCCTTCCTGCGCGTACAGACGGGCGTCATGGACCCGATGCAGGTGGGCGATAAGCCCAAATGGTTTGCCCACTCCCTGACGCCCATACGCTTCTCGGTGTGGGATGATGGCAGCTCGCTGAATGGTGCATTGCGCTCCTTGAAGCAGCTCGAGTGCCAGCCAACGGATGAGAGTGGCTCGGATTCGGAGGGTgctgacagcagcagctcctcgtATAGCTCACTGAGCGATTTTGTCTCGGAGATGGCCTCATCGGATTTGTCGCCCAGTCTGCACGATGTTTTTGGCTCCTACAATCGGCCGCATGTCGTGCCGCAGACATTGTCCTCGAATCTGGATCCGGCACTGGTCTATCATCCGCCCAGCAAGCTGCAGTATCCGGAGGGTTTGGCTGGGCCAGCGGCCAGCAAGGGGGATGAGGAGCGTGCCGATTCGCCGGTATCTTCCTCATCCAGTCGCTCGGACCTGAGCTCGCCCAGCTTCAATCGCGACTCGGAGTTTGATTTTCAACCCAAGTCCGGTCAGCAGCCGGCGCCGGGTGCCTTTGAGCTGGCCACACCGCTGGCCATGCGTCTCGAGGCGACAATTAAGATGGCCAGCCTGGAGGCCGAATCGGATACAACCTCCACGGTCACAGGCAAGACCATACCCAGCAGCAAATTGCAGCGCAATACCAGCGATGTGGAGCGCGCCGAGAAGAAGATACCG CCACCGCTGACGCCGCCCGTTAAGCAACCGAGTGTCACCAATATATTGGCTCGAACCGGCAGCTCTGGCTCCAGTTCGAGCAGTCCGGGTCGCCAGAGTTCACAGAGTTCCCTATTCGAAAACTTTGCATCGCACGCCAAGGAGCTGGTGCGTGAGACGACGCGCCAGAGCAGCCAGGAGGGTCTGTTGGCCCATGTGGACAAG CATGCACAGGACGAAGATCTAGATGATAAAATGCGTCACACCTTCGAAAAG TTTACGCTGCACGCCAAAAAGGCGGCTGGCGAGGCTTCCAAGCAGGCGCTGGAGGTGTCCAAGCAGGCGGCTGGCGTTAGCAAAAACACCTTGGAGGATCTCACCTATGTGGGCAAATCAACGCTGGGTGATCTGACAAAGACGGCCAAGGAGGCGGCCACCAAGAAGGGCATCATCAAGATCGAAGAGCACGGCACGGCTGCGTCCAGCAATGCACCCGCAATGCCCAACTCTCAGCTGGCCACACAGAAACAGGTGCAGCAAAGCGGCTGCGGCGGTCCgggcaacaattttttttcctCAATTGGCACCGATTTCAATGGCCTGGCCTCCACCACAACGACCATGTTCTCGGGCATGTTTGGCAAGA AGAACCAACAGAAACAGGCGGCGGTGCAGCACAAGCCGTCCAATATGGGCGGCTCGAAAAACAAGGCGGGCAGCAATTTTGATCCATTTCCCAGTCGTAAGGGTCTGGTGGAGCGTACGCCGCTCATAAAGCATTCGGGACCGCGACAAACCCAGGAGGATCTGACGCGCCAACAGAATCAGGAGCGTTCGCACAGCAATGCCGAGAATCAGGCATTCCTCAAGGATGTCACCAATCAGGTGCTCGCCGGCGAGGGTGTCGGTTGGCTCAAGCTCAATCGCTTCAAGAAACTGATGGAGGATGAATCCTATCGCACGCTCGTGCTGAGCAAGCTTAACAAGACGCTAGACAAGAAGATAGCACCCGATGATCATATTGACGATGTG TGTGTGACCAAGCCCGTGTGGAAGGGCATGTTAAAGTGTGTGCAGGCAATTGCCGGCGGCCTGGACGCGACCTTTAGCAATTTTGGTCTCGGCGGCATGGCCTCTGTGTTCCAGCTAATGGAGGTGGCGCACACGCACTATTGGAGCAAGGAGATCAATGAGGGCAGCGACATGTCGTCCAGCTTGTTGTCGAGTCATGCGGCTAGTCCCATGGGCAGTCGTGAGAATCTGCGCTCACCGAGCAGTCCGAATGGCTCACATTCGGGTCTGGGCAGTGAGTGGGCCTCGCCGCAGGAGTCGCGCAAGAGCTCAACCCATACGGCCCTGTCGGCCacaacggcagcggcggcaacaacaacggccgCCGCCCGTCGTCTGTCCTCGGCGGACAGCCAGGATGGGCAGTCGACCACCGAGATGTTCAAGGATATGTTGTCGCAGAAGAGAAGTGCCTTGAAGAATATGCTCACCTCGTTCGATTCTGAT GCTGCTGGCTCGACGGGCGCGCTATCCGTGGTCAGTGATCTGCTGCCAGCTGGCAGTCTGAGCGTCCGCATGCCATCCAGCTGCCGTTCCACAGTCTCAGACACCGAATACGAAAAT ACCACCACATCGAAGGATTCGAAAAAGAGCACCGGAAATTTGTGGTCCGGCAAATCGACGCTCAGCGCCGGTTTTCGCTATACGGGCGGGCATTTGATTAACACCTCATCCTCACCATCGCCGGACAGTCCACGGGTATATCTATTTGAGGGCCTTTTGGGCAAGGATCGCCTTAATCTGTGGAATCAAATGCAATTCTGGGAGGACGCCTTCTTGGATGCGGTCAGCCAGGAGCGTGATATGATCGGCATGGATCAG GGTCCCATCGAGATGATGGAGCGCTACAAATCGCTCAGCGAATCGGAGCGTAAGCGTTTGGAACACGATGAAGATCGCCTGCTGAGCACCATGCTCTACAATCTGACGGCAATATTGGTGATGCTGAATGTGAGCAAGGATGAGATTCGACGCAAAATACGTCGCCTGCTGGGCAAAAGTCATATTGGGCTTGTCTACTCGCAGGAGGTGCACAATGTGGTTGATCAGATTAACAATCTG AATGGCAATGACATTGATCTGAAGCCTCTGGGCTCCCGGCTGTTGCATCGCCAGAGCTTTACCGTACACCAGGGCGTCGATGTGAATGGACCGTTGCGTTTTATGGAGGTGCGCGACGATGGCCTTGTGCTGCGCTCCGTGGACGGTACAATTGTGGAGCGCTGGTGGTACGAGCGTCTGGTCAATATGACCTATTCGCCAAAGACCAAGCTGCTCTGTCTCTGGCGACGCAATGGCGGCCAAACGCAGCTGCATAAATACTACACGCGCAAG TGCAAGGAGCTGTATAATTGCATTAAGGAGGCAATGGAGCGTGGCGGCACGCCCACAAATGTACCCGAACTGGGCGGTGAGTTTCCGGTGCAGGACATGAACACGGGCGAGGGTGGACTGCTGCAGGTCTGTCTCGAGGGTGTCGGTTTGTTGTTCTCCAACAGCAAG GATTTCGAG
- the Rab3-GEF gene encoding MAP kinase-activating death domain protein isoform X13, whose amino-acid sequence MSDQQRASLCPRLVDYMAIVGAHTTPPMPKGMQGSKAPPVQVPDLLRRYPPSDHADFPLPLDMVYFCQPEGCTSVGPRRTGSAIRDMTSFVFALTDKDSGKTRYGICVNFYRPIERPCSATAAGAERGSAAGNGAPGGHAAGVGVGGGAGGVRGRRSSAFRRESWRKSMERSSDSAFSSDYRSNVAPSDSDRELTSRRDSDQQRLHSHHYPPTQSSGAPASKLGLMAPSADSESGGSHSPSPRASRKRTKLRNQSLTSLCIISHHPFFTTFRECLFILKKLIDACNESSSPKRVGASQKLNRDNVWTVLTGHASEATPSIVLHDVREIETWILRLLSTPVPVPGSTRVEVEVLSPTVHEPLLFALPDHTRFSLVDFPLHLPLELLGVETCLKVWTLIMLENKVLFQSRDYNALSMSVMAFVTMLYPLEYMFPVIPLLPTCLSCAEQLLLAPTPFVIGVPASFLIYKKNFRLPDDIWVVDLDSTKLTPPTGGYDEIPPLPEPEGTILKNHLKQALTSMTASNQAVSSQQLLPSVRDCLQEPPLLGVSQVRLPLQTPPHSAQASQRNSMSAQGAMLSRQPSPMNSPALNPFVYGTDVDSVDVATRVAMVRFFNAQNTLANFAEHTRTLRLYPRPVVAFQINSFLRSRPRASSFLNQFSRTQAVEFLAEWSLTPTNVAFLRVQTGVMDPMQVGDKPKWFAHSLTPIRFSVWDDGSSLNGALRSLKQLECQPTDESGSDSEGADSSSSSYSSLSDFVSEMASSDLSPSLHDVFGSYNRPHVVPQTLSSNLDPALVYHPPSKLQYPEGLAGPAASKGDEERADSPVSSSSSRSDLSSPSFNRDSEFDFQPKSGQQPAPGAFELATPLAMRLEATIKMASLEAESDTTSTVTGKTIPSSKLQRNTSDVERAEKKIPPPLTPPVKQPSVTNILARTGSSGSSSSSPGRQSSQSSLFENFASHAKELVRETTRQSSQEGLLAHVDKFTLHAKKAAGEASKQALEVSKQAAGVSKNTLEDLTYVGKSTLGDLTKTAKEAATKKGIIKIEEHGTAASSNAPAMPNSQLATQKQVQQSGCGGPGNNFFSSIGTDFNGLASTTTTMFSGMFGKKNQQKQAAVQHKPSNMGGSKNKAGSNFDPFPSRKGLVERTPLIKHSGPRQTQEDLTRQQNQERSHSNAENQAFLKDVTNQVLAGEGVGWLKLNRFKKLMEDESYRTLVLSKLNKTLDKKIAPDDHIDDVCVTKPVWKGMLKCVQAIAGGLDATFSNFGLGGMASVFQLMEVAHTHYWSKEINEGSDMSSSLLSSHAASPMGSRENLRSPSSPNGSHSGLGSEWASPQESRKSSTHTALSATTAAAATTTAAARRLSSADSQDGQSTTEMFKDMLSQKRSALKNMLTSFDSDTTTSKDSKKSTGNLWSGKSTLSAGFRYTGGHLINTSSSPSPDSPRVYLFEGLLGKDRLNLWNQMQFWEDAFLDAVSQERDMIGMDQGPIEMMERYKSLSESERKRLEHDEDRLLSTMLYNLTAILVMLNVSKDEIRRKIRRLLGKSHIGLVYSQEVHNVVDQINNLNGNDIDLKPLGSRLLHRQSFTVHQGVDVNGPLRFMEVRDDGLVLRSVDGTIVERWWYERLVNMTYSPKTKLLCLWRRNGGQTQLHKYYTRKCKELYNCIKEAMERGGTPTNVPELGGEFPVQDMNTGEGGLLQVCLEGVGLLFSNSKDFEFFVRLDHIRKCFTQKGGIFVLEEYNPKTRNLIQRKYQSSMASEIVLSFHRVTSVRFAYVCHLNGKEQASALPESTGTETLALEHDLNATAAINSNVPHENVL is encoded by the exons ATGTCGGATCAGCAACGCGCCTCGTTATGCCCGCGACTCGTCGACTACATGGCCATTGTGGGTGCGCACACGACCCCGCCAATGCCCAAGGGCATGCAGGGCAGCAAGGCGCCGCCCGTTCAG GTGCCCGACTTGCTGCGACGCTATCCACCATCGGACCATGCGGACTTTCCGCTGCCGCTGGACATGGTCTACTTTTGCCAGCCGGAGGGCTGCACCAGCGTGGGACCGCGACGGACCGGCTCCGCCATACGGGACATGACCTCGTTTGTGTTTGCGCTAACGGACAAGGATTCGGGCAAGACGCGCTACGGCATCTGTGTTAATTTCTATCGGCCCATCGAGCGGCCCTGCTCCGCAACCGCCGCTGGCGCCGAACGTGGCAGCGCGGCTGGCAATGGAGCGCCGGGCGGACACGCTGCTGGCGTTGGCGTCGGCGGCGGTGCTGGAGGTGTGCGCGGTCGACGCTCATCGGCGTTCCGGCGGGAATCGTGGCGCAAGAGCATGGAGCGCAGCTCGGACTCGGCGTTCAGCAG CGACTACAGAAGTAACGTAGCGCCCAGCGATTCGGATCGTGAACTGACCTCGCGTCGCGACTCTGACCAGCAGCGTCTCCATTCCCATCATTATCCGCCAACTCAAAGCTCCGGTGCTCCGGCGTCCAAGTTGGGTCTAATGGCACCCTCAGCGGATTCTGAATCCGGTGGCAGTCATTCGCCATCGCCGCGGGCCTCACGCAAGCGCACCAAGCTGCGCAATCAGTCGCTCACCTCGCTCTGCATCATATCGCATCATCCGTTCTTTACCACGTTCCGTGAGTGCCTCTTCATACTGAAGAAGCTGATCGATGCCTGCAACGAGTCGTCGTCACCGAAGCGTGTCGGCGCCTCGCAGAAACTCAATCGGGACAATGTGTGGACGGTGCTGACGGGCCATGCCAGCGAGGCGACACCCTCCATTGTGCTGCACGATGTGCGCGAGATTGAGACATGGATATTGCGTCTGCTCTCCACGCCAGTGCCGGTGCCGGGCTCTACGCGTGTCGAG GTGGAGGTGCTGTCGCCAACTGTTCACGAACCATTGCTGTTTGCACTACCGGATCACACACGCTTTTCGCTAGTTGATTTTCCCTTGCATTTGCCACTCGAGCTGCTCGGCGTGGAGACATGCCTAAAGGTTTGGACTTTGATCATGTTGGAGAACAAGGTGCTCTTCCAATCGCGCGACTATAATGCTCTCTCCATGTCGGTAATGGCATTCGTGACCATGCTCTATCCATTGGAGTATATGTTTCCAGTGATACCGTTGCTGCCCACATGCCTCAGCTGCGCCGAGCAGTTGCTGCTCGCGCCCACGCCCTTTGTCATCGGTGTGCCAGCCTCTTTTCTCATCTATAAAAAGAACTTTAG GCTGCCCGATGACATTTGGGTTGTGGATTTGGATTCTACCAAGCTGACGCCACCAACAGGTGGATACGATGAGATACCTCCATTGCCGGAGCCCGAGGGTACCATACTGAAGAATCATCTGAAACAG GCTTTAACCTCGATGACGGCCTCCAATCAGGCTGTATCCtcgcagcagctgttgccctCGGTGCGCGATTGTCTCCAGGAGCCGCCACTTTTGGG GGTCTCGCAAGTGCGTCTGCCGTTGCAAACGCCTCCACATTCGGCACAGGCCAGTCAACGGAACTCGATGTCCGCGCAGGGCGCAATGTTGTCCCGGCAGCCCAGTCCAATGAATTCGCCGGCACTGAATCCCTTTGTCTACGGCACCGACGTCGATTCGGTGGATGTCGCGACGCGTGTGGCCATGGTGCGCTTTTTCAATGCCCAGAATACCCTGGCCAATTTTGCGGAGCATACGCGCACGCTGCGTCTGTATCCACGACCCGTTGTCGCCTTCCAAATCAATAGTTTTCTGCGTTCAAGACCGCGCGCCTCCTCGTTCCTCAATCAGTTTTCGCGCACGCAGGCTGTGGAATTTCTGGCGGAATGGTCCCTAACGCCAACAAATGTCGCCTTCCTGCGCGTACAGACGGGCGTCATGGACCCGATGCAGGTGGGCGATAAGCCCAAATGGTTTGCCCACTCCCTGACGCCCATACGCTTCTCGGTGTGGGATGATGGCAGCTCGCTGAATGGTGCATTGCGCTCCTTGAAGCAGCTCGAGTGCCAGCCAACGGATGAGAGTGGCTCGGATTCGGAGGGTgctgacagcagcagctcctcgtATAGCTCACTGAGCGATTTTGTCTCGGAGATGGCCTCATCGGATTTGTCGCCCAGTCTGCACGATGTTTTTGGCTCCTACAATCGGCCGCATGTCGTGCCGCAGACATTGTCCTCGAATCTGGATCCGGCACTGGTCTATCATCCGCCCAGCAAGCTGCAGTATCCGGAGGGTTTGGCTGGGCCAGCGGCCAGCAAGGGGGATGAGGAGCGTGCCGATTCGCCGGTATCTTCCTCATCCAGTCGCTCGGACCTGAGCTCGCCCAGCTTCAATCGCGACTCGGAGTTTGATTTTCAACCCAAGTCCGGTCAGCAGCCGGCGCCGGGTGCCTTTGAGCTGGCCACACCGCTGGCCATGCGTCTCGAGGCGACAATTAAGATGGCCAGCCTGGAGGCCGAATCGGATACAACCTCCACGGTCACAGGCAAGACCATACCCAGCAGCAAATTGCAGCGCAATACCAGCGATGTGGAGCGCGCCGAGAAGAAGATACCG CCACCGCTGACGCCGCCCGTTAAGCAACCGAGTGTCACCAATATATTGGCTCGAACCGGCAGCTCTGGCTCCAGTTCGAGCAGTCCGGGTCGCCAGAGTTCACAGAGTTCCCTATTCGAAAACTTTGCATCGCACGCCAAGGAGCTGGTGCGTGAGACGACGCGCCAGAGCAGCCAGGAGGGTCTGTTGGCCCATGTGGACAAG TTTACGCTGCACGCCAAAAAGGCGGCTGGCGAGGCTTCCAAGCAGGCGCTGGAGGTGTCCAAGCAGGCGGCTGGCGTTAGCAAAAACACCTTGGAGGATCTCACCTATGTGGGCAAATCAACGCTGGGTGATCTGACAAAGACGGCCAAGGAGGCGGCCACCAAGAAGGGCATCATCAAGATCGAAGAGCACGGCACGGCTGCGTCCAGCAATGCACCCGCAATGCCCAACTCTCAGCTGGCCACACAGAAACAGGTGCAGCAAAGCGGCTGCGGCGGTCCgggcaacaattttttttcctCAATTGGCACCGATTTCAATGGCCTGGCCTCCACCACAACGACCATGTTCTCGGGCATGTTTGGCAAGA AGAACCAACAGAAACAGGCGGCGGTGCAGCACAAGCCGTCCAATATGGGCGGCTCGAAAAACAAGGCGGGCAGCAATTTTGATCCATTTCCCAGTCGTAAGGGTCTGGTGGAGCGTACGCCGCTCATAAAGCATTCGGGACCGCGACAAACCCAGGAGGATCTGACGCGCCAACAGAATCAGGAGCGTTCGCACAGCAATGCCGAGAATCAGGCATTCCTCAAGGATGTCACCAATCAGGTGCTCGCCGGCGAGGGTGTCGGTTGGCTCAAGCTCAATCGCTTCAAGAAACTGATGGAGGATGAATCCTATCGCACGCTCGTGCTGAGCAAGCTTAACAAGACGCTAGACAAGAAGATAGCACCCGATGATCATATTGACGATGTG TGTGTGACCAAGCCCGTGTGGAAGGGCATGTTAAAGTGTGTGCAGGCAATTGCCGGCGGCCTGGACGCGACCTTTAGCAATTTTGGTCTCGGCGGCATGGCCTCTGTGTTCCAGCTAATGGAGGTGGCGCACACGCACTATTGGAGCAAGGAGATCAATGAGGGCAGCGACATGTCGTCCAGCTTGTTGTCGAGTCATGCGGCTAGTCCCATGGGCAGTCGTGAGAATCTGCGCTCACCGAGCAGTCCGAATGGCTCACATTCGGGTCTGGGCAGTGAGTGGGCCTCGCCGCAGGAGTCGCGCAAGAGCTCAACCCATACGGCCCTGTCGGCCacaacggcagcggcggcaacaacaacggccgCCGCCCGTCGTCTGTCCTCGGCGGACAGCCAGGATGGGCAGTCGACCACCGAGATGTTCAAGGATATGTTGTCGCAGAAGAGAAGTGCCTTGAAGAATATGCTCACCTCGTTCGATTCTGAT ACCACCACATCGAAGGATTCGAAAAAGAGCACCGGAAATTTGTGGTCCGGCAAATCGACGCTCAGCGCCGGTTTTCGCTATACGGGCGGGCATTTGATTAACACCTCATCCTCACCATCGCCGGACAGTCCACGGGTATATCTATTTGAGGGCCTTTTGGGCAAGGATCGCCTTAATCTGTGGAATCAAATGCAATTCTGGGAGGACGCCTTCTTGGATGCGGTCAGCCAGGAGCGTGATATGATCGGCATGGATCAG GGTCCCATCGAGATGATGGAGCGCTACAAATCGCTCAGCGAATCGGAGCGTAAGCGTTTGGAACACGATGAAGATCGCCTGCTGAGCACCATGCTCTACAATCTGACGGCAATATTGGTGATGCTGAATGTGAGCAAGGATGAGATTCGACGCAAAATACGTCGCCTGCTGGGCAAAAGTCATATTGGGCTTGTCTACTCGCAGGAGGTGCACAATGTGGTTGATCAGATTAACAATCTG AATGGCAATGACATTGATCTGAAGCCTCTGGGCTCCCGGCTGTTGCATCGCCAGAGCTTTACCGTACACCAGGGCGTCGATGTGAATGGACCGTTGCGTTTTATGGAGGTGCGCGACGATGGCCTTGTGCTGCGCTCCGTGGACGGTACAATTGTGGAGCGCTGGTGGTACGAGCGTCTGGTCAATATGACCTATTCGCCAAAGACCAAGCTGCTCTGTCTCTGGCGACGCAATGGCGGCCAAACGCAGCTGCATAAATACTACACGCGCAAG TGCAAGGAGCTGTATAATTGCATTAAGGAGGCAATGGAGCGTGGCGGCACGCCCACAAATGTACCCGAACTGGGCGGTGAGTTTCCGGTGCAGGACATGAACACGGGCGAGGGTGGACTGCTGCAGGTCTGTCTCGAGGGTGTCGGTTTGTTGTTCTCCAACAGCAAG GATTTCGAG